A portion of the Micromonospora vinacea genome contains these proteins:
- a CDS encoding AI-2E family transporter, whose translation MPQHDPSGDEPNVTPGPPPAENPQPAKTPTSAETPAAAETPPPVPVPAPGVDPEEPPAVPSGKFGTPGRPLRRSSFLLGFTGALGVLLAYTLYLGIRNAGGILVLVVIALFLAVGLNPAVVRLGRWGVPHGLAVAAVALTVVLLLCGGVVALVPPIVTQSGQFIDQIPSLLDELRRNPTVNDLVERYDVVERVQGAANAETVGRALGGVLGGAQLIFGTVFRTLTVLVLTIYFLAYFDKLRSLGYSVVPRSRRQRVQLIGDEILAKVGSYMVGALSIAVLAGATTFVFALIVDLPYPFALAVVVAVTDLIPQIGATLGAVIVSLVGFAADLPTGIACAVFFLIYQQVENYLIYPKVMRRSVEVNEVAALLAALLGVSLLGVVGALIAIPTVAALQLILREVVLPRQERR comes from the coding sequence GTGCCACAGCACGACCCGTCCGGCGACGAACCGAACGTGACCCCCGGTCCTCCGCCAGCGGAAAACCCACAACCGGCGAAGACGCCAACGTCAGCCGAGACACCAGCGGCGGCCGAGACGCCACCGCCGGTGCCGGTCCCCGCACCGGGGGTCGACCCGGAGGAGCCACCGGCGGTCCCGTCCGGAAAGTTCGGCACACCGGGGCGGCCACTGCGCCGTAGCAGCTTCCTGCTCGGCTTCACCGGTGCTCTGGGCGTGCTGCTGGCGTACACCCTCTATCTGGGGATCCGCAATGCCGGCGGCATCCTCGTGCTGGTGGTGATCGCGCTCTTCCTCGCGGTCGGCCTCAACCCGGCGGTGGTCCGGCTGGGGCGCTGGGGTGTGCCGCACGGCCTGGCGGTGGCGGCGGTCGCCCTGACGGTGGTGCTGCTGCTCTGCGGCGGCGTGGTGGCGCTGGTCCCGCCGATCGTCACCCAGTCCGGGCAGTTCATCGACCAGATCCCGAGCCTGCTCGACGAGTTGCGCCGCAACCCGACGGTCAATGACCTGGTGGAGCGGTACGACGTGGTGGAGCGGGTGCAGGGCGCGGCCAACGCGGAGACGGTCGGGCGGGCGCTCGGCGGGGTGCTCGGCGGCGCACAACTGATCTTCGGCACGGTGTTCCGGACGCTGACCGTGCTGGTGTTGACGATCTACTTCCTGGCCTACTTCGACAAGCTGCGTTCGCTGGGCTACTCGGTGGTGCCCCGGTCGCGGCGGCAGAGGGTGCAGCTGATCGGCGACGAGATCCTGGCCAAGGTGGGCTCGTACATGGTCGGCGCGTTGAGCATCGCGGTGCTGGCCGGCGCGACCACCTTCGTGTTCGCGCTGATCGTCGACCTGCCGTACCCGTTCGCGCTGGCCGTGGTGGTCGCGGTGACCGACCTGATCCCGCAGATCGGCGCGACCCTGGGCGCGGTGATCGTGAGCCTGGTCGGCTTCGCCGCCGACCTGCCCACCGGCATCGCCTGCGCGGTGTTCTTCCTCATCTACCAGCAGGTGGAGAACTACCTGATCTACCCGAAGGTGATGCGGCGTTCGGTGGAGGTCAACGAGGTGGCTGCCCTGCTGGCCGCCCTGCTCGGGGTGTCGCTGCTGGGCGTGGTGGGCGCGCTGATCGCCATCCCCACTGTGGCCGCGCTGCAACTGATCCTGCGCGAGGTGGTGCTGCCCCGCCAGGAGCGCCGCTGA
- a CDS encoding alpha/beta hydrolase, giving the protein MSTAIRASSILPGRREDIELHTADGLRLVGELALPADRPPVATLVCLHPLPTHGGMMDSHVFRKAAWRLPALADLAVLRFNTRGTSSVRGTSEGAFDGAVGERYDVAAAIEYAEFAELPNIWLVGWSFGTDLALKYGCDPTIAGAILLSPPLRFSAPEDLATWADSGRPLVALVPEFDDYLRPTEARERFAAVPQAEVVGVPGAKHLWVGDAETVLDEIVRRVNPAVEVPLPTTWDGPMEAGDVSAYADRTVAAFADTPVPGPAAGQAS; this is encoded by the coding sequence GTGAGCACAGCGATCCGCGCGTCGTCGATCCTGCCCGGCCGCCGGGAGGACATCGAGCTGCACACCGCCGACGGTCTGCGGCTGGTCGGTGAGCTGGCCCTGCCGGCCGACCGGCCGCCGGTGGCCACCCTGGTCTGCCTGCACCCGCTGCCCACCCACGGCGGAATGATGGACAGCCACGTGTTCCGCAAGGCGGCCTGGCGGCTGCCCGCCCTGGCCGACCTGGCGGTGCTGCGGTTCAACACCCGGGGCACCAGCAGTGTGCGCGGCACCAGCGAGGGGGCCTTCGACGGCGCGGTGGGCGAGCGGTACGACGTGGCTGCCGCCATCGAGTACGCGGAGTTCGCCGAGCTGCCCAACATCTGGCTCGTCGGCTGGTCGTTCGGCACCGACCTGGCGCTGAAGTACGGCTGCGACCCGACGATCGCCGGGGCGATCCTGCTCTCCCCGCCGCTGCGCTTCTCCGCCCCCGAGGACCTGGCCACCTGGGCCGACTCGGGTCGGCCGCTGGTGGCGCTGGTGCCGGAGTTCGACGACTACCTGCGCCCCACCGAGGCGCGGGAACGGTTCGCCGCCGTGCCGCAGGCCGAGGTGGTCGGGGTGCCGGGCGCCAAGCACCTCTGGGTGGGCGACGCGGAGACGGTGCTCGACGAGATCGTCCGTCGGGTCAACCCGGCCGTCGAGGTGCCGCTCCCGACGACCTGGGACGGCCCGATGGAGGCCGGCGACGTCAGCGCGTACGCCGACCGGACGGTGGCCGCCTTCGCCGACACCCCCGTCCCCGGCCCGGCCGCCGGTCAGGCCAGCTGA
- a CDS encoding SigE family RNA polymerase sigma factor gives MTFEEYVSSRGPALVRLARLLTGDEHRAEDLTQDVLSQAYVQWRRIARADRPDVYVRRMLVNANISWWRRRSNRELAVDTFAERAHRGDLGGEAADRDEMWRLILGLPERQRAVLVLRYYEDLDDATIAQILDCSPVTVRTHAMRALANLRERCGAPATNGSRP, from the coding sequence GTGACCTTCGAGGAGTACGTCAGCAGCCGGGGTCCGGCGCTGGTCCGGCTCGCCCGGCTGCTGACCGGTGACGAGCACCGGGCCGAGGACCTCACTCAGGACGTGCTGTCGCAGGCGTACGTGCAGTGGCGCAGGATCGCCCGCGCGGACCGGCCCGACGTGTACGTGCGCCGCATGCTGGTCAACGCCAACATCTCCTGGTGGCGCCGCCGGTCCAACCGCGAGCTGGCCGTCGACACCTTCGCCGAGCGGGCACACCGAGGCGACCTCGGCGGCGAAGCGGCCGACCGGGACGAGATGTGGCGGCTGATCCTCGGCCTGCCCGAGCGCCAGAGGGCGGTGCTGGTGCTGCGCTACTACGAGGACCTCGACGACGCGACGATCGCCCAGATCCTGGACTGCTCGCCGGTCACCGTCCGCACCCACGCGATGCGGGCGCTCGCCAACCTCCGGGAGCGCTGCGGTGCCCCGGCCACGAACGGGAGCCGACCGTGA
- a CDS encoding 3-hydroxyacyl-CoA dehydrogenase family protein yields MAREFSTVGVVGLGTMGAGIVEVFARNGIDVVAVEISEPALERGRATLKGSTDRAVAKGKLAEADRDALHERVHFAVGLDALHSVDLVIEAVPEHLDLKQRIFAELDRVCRPETILATNTSSLSVTEISVATSRPNQVIGIHFFNPAPVMKLVEVVRTVVTAPEVVADVEALCARLGKVDVTINDRAGFIANALLFGYLNHAVSMFESHYATREDIDAAMKLGCGLPMGPLALMDLIGLDTAYEILDTMYRRGGRDRRHAPVPLLKQMVTAGLLGRKSGRGFYTYERPGSPVVVPDEATPLATESALADGARAIAKVGVVGSGTMATGIIEVFAKAGYEVVSVTRGMEKSAKVCEAVKTSLNKGVVRGKLAEADRDAALGRISWSATLDHLADVDLVVEAVVEELSVKKALFASLDEICKPGVVLATTTSSLPVIDVAMATQRPADVVGLHFFNPAPVMPLVEVVRTIRTSPEATATARAVCAALGKTGVVCGDRSGFIVNALLFPYLNDAVKMLEASYSTADDIDHAMKLGCGYPMGPFELLDVVGLDVSLAIQRELYLELREPGFAPAPLLEHLVTAGYLGRKTRRGFRDHSHR; encoded by the coding sequence GTGGCGCGCGAGTTCAGCACCGTAGGCGTGGTGGGGCTGGGCACCATGGGTGCCGGCATCGTCGAGGTCTTCGCCCGCAACGGCATCGACGTGGTGGCCGTGGAGATCTCCGAGCCGGCGCTGGAGCGCGGCCGGGCCACCCTGAAGGGTTCCACCGACCGGGCGGTCGCCAAGGGCAAGCTCGCCGAGGCGGACCGCGACGCCCTGCACGAGCGGGTGCACTTCGCGGTCGGGCTGGACGCGTTGCACTCCGTCGACCTGGTCATCGAGGCGGTGCCCGAACACCTCGACCTCAAGCAGCGGATCTTCGCCGAGCTGGACCGGGTCTGCCGACCGGAGACCATCCTCGCCACCAACACCTCCTCGTTGAGCGTCACCGAGATCTCGGTGGCCACCAGCCGACCCAACCAGGTGATCGGCATCCACTTCTTCAACCCGGCCCCGGTGATGAAGCTTGTCGAGGTGGTCCGCACTGTCGTCACCGCACCCGAGGTGGTCGCCGACGTCGAGGCGCTCTGCGCCCGGCTCGGCAAGGTCGACGTCACCATCAACGACCGGGCCGGTTTCATCGCCAACGCGCTGCTCTTCGGCTACCTCAACCACGCGGTCAGCATGTTCGAGTCGCACTACGCGACCCGCGAGGACATCGACGCCGCCATGAAGCTCGGCTGCGGCCTGCCGATGGGCCCACTGGCGCTGATGGACCTGATCGGCCTGGACACCGCGTACGAGATCCTGGACACCATGTACCGGCGCGGCGGGCGGGACCGCCGGCACGCCCCGGTGCCACTGCTCAAGCAGATGGTGACGGCGGGGCTGCTCGGCCGGAAGTCCGGCCGGGGCTTCTACACCTACGAACGGCCCGGCTCCCCGGTGGTCGTACCGGACGAGGCGACGCCGCTCGCCACGGAGTCGGCGCTGGCCGACGGTGCGCGCGCCATCGCGAAGGTCGGCGTGGTCGGCTCCGGAACGATGGCCACCGGGATCATCGAGGTCTTCGCGAAGGCCGGCTACGAGGTCGTCTCGGTGACCCGCGGCATGGAGAAGTCCGCGAAGGTCTGCGAGGCGGTGAAGACCTCACTGAACAAGGGCGTCGTGCGCGGCAAGCTCGCCGAGGCCGACCGGGACGCCGCCCTGGGCCGGATCAGCTGGTCCGCCACGCTCGACCATCTCGCCGACGTCGACCTGGTGGTCGAGGCGGTCGTCGAGGAGCTGAGCGTCAAGAAGGCCCTCTTCGCGAGCCTCGACGAGATCTGCAAGCCGGGCGTGGTGCTGGCCACCACCACCTCGTCGCTGCCGGTGATCGACGTGGCGATGGCCACCCAGCGGCCGGCCGACGTGGTGGGTCTGCACTTCTTCAACCCGGCGCCGGTCATGCCGCTGGTCGAGGTCGTCCGCACCATCCGCACCTCCCCGGAGGCCACCGCCACCGCCCGCGCCGTCTGCGCCGCACTCGGCAAGACGGGTGTGGTCTGCGGCGACCGATCCGGCTTCATCGTCAACGCGCTGCTCTTCCCCTACCTGAACGACGCGGTGAAGATGCTGGAGGCCAGCTACTCGACGGCCGACGACATCGACCACGCCATGAAGCTGGGCTGCGGCTACCCGATGGGCCCGTTCGAGCTGCTCGACGTCGTCGGGCTGGACGTCTCCCTGGCCATCCAGCGCGAGCTGTACCTCGAACTGCGCGAGCCGGGCTTCGCACCCGCGCCGCTGCTGGAACACCTGGTCACCGCCGGCTACCTGGGCCGCAAGACCCGCCGCGGCTTCCGCGACCACTCGCACCGCTGA